Proteins from one Choloepus didactylus isolate mChoDid1 chromosome 4, mChoDid1.pri, whole genome shotgun sequence genomic window:
- the LOC119533450 gene encoding olfactory receptor 4N2, whose translation MERENSTEVTEFILLGLTKSRDVQLLVFVLVLAFYLIILPGNFLIILTIRSDPGLTAPLYFFLGNLAFLDASYSFIVAPRMLVDFLSEKKIISYRGCITQLFFLHFLGGGEGLLLVVMAFDRYIAICRPLHYSTVMNPRACYGLLLALWLGGFVHSMIQVALILHLPFCGPNQLDNFFCDVPQVIKLACTDTFVMELLMVFNSGLMTLLCFLGLLVSYGVILCLVHGSSSEGKNKALSTCTTHIIVIFLMFGPGIFIYTRPFRAFPADKVVSLFHTVIFPLLNPVIYTLRNQEVKTSMRRLFNRHIA comes from the coding sequence atggagagagagaacagCACAGAGGTGACAGAATTCATCCTCCTTGGCCTAACTAAGTCTCGAGATGTTCAGCTCCTGGTCTTTGTGCTAGTTTTAGCTTTCTACCTCATCATCCTCCCTGGAAATTTCCTCATCATCCTCACCATCAGGTCAGATCCTGGCCTCACAGCCCCTCTCTACTTCTTCCTGGGCAACTTGGCCTTCCTGGATGCATCTTACTCCTTCATTGTGGCTCCCAGGATGCTGGTGGACTTCCTCTCTGAGAAGAAGATAATCTCCTACAGAGGCTGCATCACTCAGCTCTTTTTCTTGCACTTccttggaggaggggaggggttaCTTCTTGTTGTGATGGCCTTTGATCGCTACATCGCCATCTGTCGGCCCTTACACTATTCAACTGTCATGAACCCTAGAGCCTGCTATGGATTGCTGTTGGCCCTGTGGCTTGGAGGCTTTGTTCACTCCATGATCCAGGTGGCCCTCATCCTTCACTTGCCCTTCTGTGGCCCAAACCAGCTGGATAACTTCTTCTGTGATGTTCCACAGGTCATCAAGCTGGCCTGCACAGACACCTTTGTGATGGAGCTTCTGATGGTCTTCAACAGTGGGCTGATGACACTACTGTGCTTCTTGGGGCTCCTGGTCTCCTATGGAGTCATCCTCTGCCTTGTACATGGGTCCTCCTCTGAAGGGAAGAACAAGGCCCTATCCACATGCACCACCCATATCATAGTTATATTCCTCATGTTTGGGCCTGGCATCTTCATCTATACTCGCCCCTTCAGggctttcccagctgacaaggTGGTTTCTCTGTTCCACACAGTGATCTTTCCTTTGTTGAATCCCGTAATATATACCCTTCGTAACCAGGAAGTGAAAACATCCATGAGAAGATTATTTAATAGGCACATAGCCTGA